The Sandaracinus amylolyticus genomic interval GATAGCTCTTGCTCGGATCGAAGCGCGCGGGCTCGAGCGCGCTCCCGCCGCCGACGCTCACCGCGCTCGGCGCGCTCGTCCCCGAGATCGACAGCGGCACGCCGGTCAGTCGGATCTCGCGATCGCCCGTCGCGCGCGCGAGGTACGCCGCGCGCTCGAGCACGTTGCGCAGCTCGCGCACGTTGCCCGGCCAGTCGTGGGCGCGCAGCGCGTCCATCGCCTCCTTGCTCACCGCGCGCGGCGCGCCGGTGCCCGCCTCGCCCATCTGCGCGAGCAGACGCTCGACGAGCACCGGGATGTCCTCGCGTCGATCGCGCAGCGAGGGCAGCTCGACCGGCACCACCGCGAGCCGGAAGAACAGATCCTCGCGGAACTTCCCGCGCTCGACCTCCATCCGCAGGTTGCGCTTGCTCGCCGCGATCACCCGGATGTCGACCCGGATCTCCTTGTTGCCGCCGACGCGCCGGAACGCGCGCTGCTCGAGCGCGCGCAGCAGCTTCGGCTGCAGGTCGAGCGGCAGCTCGCCGATCTCGTCGAGGAAGAGCGTGCCGCCGTGCGCGAGCTCGAACGCGCCCTGGCGTGACGCGCTCGCCCCGGTGAACGCGCCCTTCTCGTGGCCGAAGAGCTCGCTCTCGATCAGCGTCGAGACCACCGCGCCGCAGTCGACCACGACGAACGGCTTCGCCTTGCGCGGCGAGCTCTGGTGGATCGACCGCGCGAGCACGTCCTTGCCGGTGCCGGTCTCGCCGCCGATCAGCACGGTCGCGTCGGTCGGCCCGAGCCGCTCGAGCAGACCGAAGATCTGCCGCATCGCGATCGACGTGCCGTAGACCTCGCCGAAGCGATCCTTCTCGCTCGGCAGCAGCTCGATGCGCTCCTGGAACGGGCGCACCTTGAGCTCGACCTTGCCGACCGTGATCACCGCGCCCGGCTTGAGCCAGGCTTCCTTGATCTCGGCGCCGTCGAGCAGCGTGCCGTTCGTCGATCCGAGATCGCGCAGCAGGTAGCCCTTGCGCTCGCGCGCGATCTCGCAGTGCACGCGCGAGACCGTCTCGTCGGCGAGCACGAGGTCGTTGCCCTCGCTCTTGCCGATGCGGAACACGTCGCCCTCGACCACGCGCTCTTCGCCGCGCTGCCCGCCGCTCAGGATGACGAGCGAGCAGCGCGGCAGATCGAGGTAACGCGCGCCGGCCGCGGCCAGCGTGCCGGGTGACACGGTGCTCACGCTACGAACCCTCCCGCAAGCTCACGCGCACACGCCCTTCGGCGGGTGCGTCGAGCCTGCCCTCGCGCGACTCCGTCGCGCCGTCTTCGTGCACCAGATCGACCGCCACCACGTAGCGTCCCGGCGCGAGCTCCACCGTGTGACGCACCGACTCCGGCGCGCCGCTCGGATAGCGCAGCGACACGTGGTGGACGAGCTCGTCCGACTCGAGGAACGCGACGTCCACGCGCGTGATCTCGGCGTGCTGCGCGCCGAGCGGGAGCTCGACGTCGACCTCGCGGGGCGCGCTGCCCAGGACCTCGCGCCCCACGACCAGCGCCGCGACGATCGCGAGGGCGGGCGCCCACCGTCGCCGATGGGTGCGCATCCACTCCCAGCCCTGGTGGAGCCGCTCCAGCACGGACGGCAGGGTACCACGCGATGGGGGCGGGAGACCCCGAAATCTGAGCGGCGCGGGACTTTTCGAGCTGCGACCGCCCAGCCCCCTCACGCGTCGGGCCGCAGCACCTCGTTGTCGAACGCGCCGTCCGACACGACTTCGCGCTGCTTCGCGCTCGCTTTGAGGAGCCGCTCGGCCTCTTCGTTCGCGCGTCGCACCGCGGCGAAGTACACGTCCTCGTCGCCGCCCCAGAGCTCCTCGAGCTCGTGCAGCGCGCGCGCGTCCTGCGCGCGGTACGCCTGCGCCGCGCGGTGCGCCTGGTGCGCGCGGAGCCCGAGCGCCTGCAGCGTGGCGGTGCCCGCCTCCATCGCGCTGCCGAACGTCTCGCGGAACACGTGGGTGATGCCGAGCTTGCGCAGCTCGTAGTAGTGCAGGCGGTCCCAGGCGCGCGCGACCACGTGCAGGTTCGGGAAGTGCGTGCGCACCGCTCGCGCGATCTGGAGCGACTTCTCGCGGTCGTCGATCGCCAGCACGAGCACCTTCGCGCGCGCGCAGCCCGCCGCGTGCAGGAGCTCGAGGCGCGACGCGTCGCCGTAGTAGACCTTCAGGCCGGCGCGCTGCACGCCCTCGACGGTCTCGGCGTCGTGATCGAGCACGGTCGTCTCGTACCCGGCAGCGCGCAGCAGACGACCGACGATCTGACCGAAGCGACCGAAGCCCGCGATCACCACGGGATTGTCGTGCTGCGGGATCTCGTCGTCGGGGCGCTCGGCCTTCGCGTCGGTCACGCGCGGCAGGACGAAGCGCTCGACGACGATCAGGAGCAGCGGCGTCGCGAGCATCGAGAGCGCGACCACCGCGACGATCGGCCCGGCCTGCTCGCGCGTGAGCACGCCGCTCTGCTGCGCGAACGACGCGAGCACGAACGCGAACTCGCCGCCCTGCGCGAGCGCGAACGCGAAGAGCCAGCGCGCCGGGCGGACCAGGCCGAACACGCGCGCGACGACGTAGAGCACCCCGAGCTTCACGAGGACGAGGCCGAGCACGAGCGCCGCGATGAGCAGCGGCTGGTCCATCAAGAGCGCGAAGTCGATGCTCGCGCCGACCGAGATGAAGAAGAGCCCGAGCAAGAGCCCCTTGAACGGCTCGAGGTCGCCCTCGAGCTCGTGGCGGTACTCGCTCTCCGCGAGCACGAGCCCTGCGAGGAAGGTGCCGAGCGCGGCCGAGAGCCCGACGCGCTGCATCAGGAGCGTGATCGCGATGACGAGGAAGAGCGCGGCCGCGGTGAACACCTCGCGCTGACGCGTCGCCGCGAGATAGCGGAACATCGGGCGCACGAGGAACCGGCCCGCGACGATGATCCCGCCGATCGCCGCGAGCACGAGCAGCGCCTGGAGCCACGCCGGGCGATCGGTGGCGCCTGCGCCGTGCGCGTCCGCGACCGCCTCGGGCGCGCGCGCGGCGAGCAGCGGGATGACGGCGATCATCGGGATCACCGCGATGTCCTGGAAGAGCAGGACCGAGAAGCTCGCTTGTCCTCCCGCGGTGCGCAGCAGGTTCTTCTCGGTGAGGCTCTGCAGCACGATCGCGGTCGAGCTGAGCGACAGGATCATGCCGGTCGTGACCGCCGCGCCCGGCGCGAGGCCGAGCGCCCACGCGATCAGCGCGACCGCGACCGCCGTGCCCACGACCTGCAGTCCGCCGAGCCCGAGGATCGTGCGCCGCATCTCCCAGAGCAGCGAAGGCCGCAGCTCGAGCCCGATCAGGAAGAGCATCATCACGACGCCGAACTCGGCGAAGTGCATGACCTCCTGCCCCTCGCGCCCGACGAGCCCGAGCGCGAACGGCCCGATCACGACGCCCGCGAAGAGATAGCCGAGCACCGAGCCGAGCCCGAGGCGGTTCGCGATCGGCACCGCGATCAGCGCCGCGGTCAGGTACACGAACGCTTGCGTGAAGAGATCCCCGCTCATCGCGCCGCCTCCGTCTCGTGCTCGTGCGCGTCGTCGATCAGTGCGTTCACGATGTCGGCGCGCGCCGCGCGCTCGAGGTCGAGCCGATCGTCGCGCAGCATCGCGAGCAGTCGCGCGTAGCGCTGCGCGTGCGGCGCGACCTCGTGGTGCTGCGAGAGCGCGAGCGCGCCGTGCACCACGAAGGGCGCGAGGTAGCGCATCCCGCAGAGGTACGCGCTCTGATCGAACGGCGAGAGCAGGTGCCGCATCGTGAAGCGATTGCGCCCTTCGGGGTGGTACGCGGCCTGGGCGCCGCCGGTGGTCGTGGCGTTCATGAGCGTCTTGCCGCGCAGCGCAGTGCCGCCGACGCCGTAGGCCCAGCCGTGCTCGAGCACGACGTCGAGCCACTCCTTCACGATCGACGGCGCGCTGTACCAGTAGAACGGGTGCTGCAGCACGATCACGTCGTGCTCGACGAGCAGCGCCTGCTCGCGCTGCACGTCGATGGCGAAGCTCGGATAGCTCTCGTAGAGGTCGTGGGTCGTGACGCCTTCGACGCCCTGCGCGGCTTCGAAGAGGCGCCGGTTCACGCGCGAGCGCTCGAGCGCCGGATGCGCGAAGACGACGAGGACACGACGCGGGGGCATGGGGCCGGCAGTCTAGGGCCATCTCGTGCGTGCGCGCCTGTTCCGATCGACGAAATGCGCACGAAACGTCGGGCCGCCCGGCGTGAGATCGCAGGGTGCAACGGCGATTCGATTTCACTAGGATGCGCGGCAATCCTGGGGGAAGGCCCGACTCGATGAAGCTCTTCGCGAAGAAGGATCTCGACACCGTGGTGCGCGAGGCGCACGACCCGAACCTCGCGGAGGGCCACGGCGGGCTCAAGCGGACCCTCGGCGCGTTCAACCTCACGATGCTCGGGATCGGCGCGATCATCGGCGCGGGCATCTTCTCCCTGACGGGCACCGCGGCCGCCCAGTACGCGGGCCCCGGCATCGCGTTCTCGTTCGTGCTCGGCGGGCTCCTCTGCACGTTCGCGGGGCTCTGCTACGCGGAGCTCGCCGCGATGATCCCGGTCGCGGGCTCGGCCTACGCGTACGCGTACACGACGATGGGCGAGCTCGTCGCGTGGATCATCGGATGGGACCTCGTCCTCGAGTACGCGTTCGGCGCGGTGGTCGTGTCGATCGCGTGGTCCGGCTACTTCGTCGAGCTGCTCGGCTCGCTCGGCATCACGCTGCCCGACCACCTGCTCTACTGGACCAAGGGGCCCTTCGAGGAGATCACGCTCGCGAGCGGAGCGACCACGACGGGCTTGTGGAACGTGCCCGCGTCGGTCGTCGCGCTGCTCTGCGCGTCGGTGCTCTATCGCGGCATCCGCGAGAGCGCGTGGGTGAACAACCTGATCGTTGTCCTCAAGACGACGATCGTCTGCGTCTTCATCCTGCTCGGCATCACGCTCGTCAGCGGCGACAACCTGTTCGTGAACCCCGCCGCGAGCGGGCTCGGCTCGCTGGTGCCCGCGCCGGTCGATCTCGCCGAGGCCGACTGGTCGGCCGTCGATCGGCTCCTGCACGATCTCTTCGGCTACCACCCGAGCCGCTACGGCTGGGGCTGGGGCGGCGTGCTCACCGGCGCCGGCGTCGTGTTCTTCGCGTACATCGGGTTCGACGCGGTGAGCACGACCGCGCAGGAGGCGCGGAGGCCGCAGAGCGATCTTCCGATCGGGATCCTCGCGTCGCTCGTGATCTGCACGGCGCTCTACATCCTCGTCGCGATCACGATGACCGGCGTCGTGAACTACACCGACCTCGACGTGTCCGCGCCGATCGCCGTGGGCATCGATCGCATCGTCGAGCTGCGCGGGTGGAGCGAAGGCGCGGCGCACACTTTCAGCGCCGTGATCAAGCTCGGCGCGCTCGCCGGGCTCACCAGCGTGATCCTCGTGATGATGCTCGGACAGACGCGCGTGTTCTACGCGATGGCGGGCGACGGCCTGTTGCCCTGGTTCCACGAGACGCACCGGAAGTTCCACACCCCGCACGTGGCCACGGTGCTGACCGGCGTGTTCGTGGCGATCGCCGGCGGGAGCATGCCGATGCACCTCGTCGGCGAGCTCGTCTCGATCGGGACGCTGCTCGCGTTCGTGCTGGTGTGCCTCGGCGTTCCGATCCTGCGCCGCACCAACCCGAACACGCCGCGCCCGTTCAAGGTCCCCGCGCCGTGGCTGATCGGCGGGCTCGGCGCGGCCTCGTGCCTCTTCGTGATGATCGGCCTGCCGCCCGACACCTGGCTGCGCCTGATCGTGTGGCTCGCGCTCGGCTTCGCGATCTACTTCACGTACGGCCGCAAGAACTCGCACCTGCAGAAGCGCCTCGCGGCGGGCGGAGACGGCGCGAAAGACGCCGCCTGAAACGCTCGACGGCGCGCGCGCGGGCCGGCATGCTCGCGCGCCATGCGCTCGCCGTCCCCAGCGCGCTCTCGTCTTCTTGTCGCGCTGCTCGCGCTGCTCGTCGCCGCGCCGTCGGCGCGCGGCTCGGCCCAGACGCCGGGGATCACCGTCGGCGCGCCTGCGCCGTCGTGGGCGGAGGTGATCGATCCGCCGCCGCCGCGCGCGGAGCACGTGGGAGCCCTCGAGCAGCTGCTCTTCGATCAGCAGTCGCAGCTCTCGCCCGAGGCGCAGGTCGACTTCCATCGTGTCGCGTACCGCGTCGCGACGACCGCGGGCCTCGCGTCGGGATCGCAGATCTCGATCGAGGTGAGCTCGCGCGAGGAGCTCGTGTGGCACTGGGCGCGCCGCGTGCGCGACGGCGTCGCGACGGACGTGCTCGCGCAGGACCGCGTCCGGGTGATCCAGCCCGAAGCGCGCCTCGACGACGGGCTCTACGACGAGCGCCGCTCCGCGCTCCTCTTCGTCGAGGACGTGCGCGTCGGCGACGTGATCGACTACGCGTACTCGCTGCGCGAGGACTCGTCGCTGCTGGGCGGGCGCAACGCGTCGCGCATCCCGATCGGGTGGCCCGGCGCGCGTCGCGTGCGCTTCGCCGCGCGCTGGCCGCGCGATCGCGCGGTCCGGACGCGGCTGCACGAGCTCCCGCGCGACTACCACGTCGTGGAGAGCGACGGCGCGCTCCGCGTCGACGCGCTCGACGTGCCGCTCGCGGAGCTCGCGGACGATGCGCCCGCGTGGATCGTCGGGGCGCCCTGGGTCGAGATCTCCGAGTTCGCCGCGTGGTCCGACGTGGAGCGCTGGGCGCGGCCCCTCTATGCGATCGACGATCTCGACGCGGTGCTCGCGAACGTGCCCATGGATCGGCTGCGCGCGGCGGGTGCTCGCGACGCGCAGATCGAGGCCGCGCTCCAGTTCGTGCAGGACGAGGTGCGCTATCTCGGCGTCGAGGTCGCGCACAACGCGATCGTGCCGCACGCGCCCGCCGAGGTCGCGCGCCGTCGCTACGGCGACTGCAAGGACAAGGCGCTGCTGCTCGTCGCGATCCTCCGTGGGCTCGGCGTCCAGGCGGAGCCCGCGCTCGCGAGCACGACGTCGGGGGCGTCGCTCGACGACGCGCTGCCCTCGCCCTACGCGTTCGATCACGTGGTGGTGCGCATCCACCTCGACGGCGGCCCGGTGTGGGTCGACGCGACGCGCACGTTCGAGCGAGGCCCGCTGCGCGACCGGCCCGCGCTCACGGTGCGCCGCGCGCTGCCGATCGGCGGACCGGAGCAGACGCTCGTCGAGGTGCCGCTGCCGATCGCGGCAGAGCCCACGCAGATCGTCGACGAGCGATACGTCGTGGCAGGCGCCCAGAGCTCGCTGCGCGCGACGACGCTCTATCGCGGCCCGCACGCCGCGCGGCTTCGTTCCTTCGCCGACGCACGCCGGACCGAGTCGATCGGCGAGAGCGCGCTCGACTTCTATCGCGAGCTGGGGCTCGACGTGCGCGTGCGCGAGCCGCTGCGCATCGAAGACGACGCGCGACGGGGCACGGTGACGGTCCACGAGCACTACTCGCTCGACGAGTTCTGGGCCGTCGAGGAGCGCGGGCTCGACGCGTGGGCGGTGATCGACCACCTGCCGGTCCCGAGCGAGTCGCGCCCGCCGGGCCCGCTCGCGCTGCCGCACCCCGTCCACGTCGTGCACCGCGTCTCGGTCGCGAACGATCGCGGCTGGCAGATCCAGAACGAGCACGAGGTCGTCGAGACCGAGGAGCTGCGGGTGTCGCGCCGCGTGACGGTGCGCGGGCGCGAGCTCGAGATCGAGGTGCGCCTCCAGACGCTCGCCGATCACGTGCCGGCGGATCGAGTCGAGGTGTATCGAGAGCGCGCGCTCGCCGCCGACGCGCTCGCGCGGTACTCGGTGATCGAGCACGCCGAGCCGAGCTCGTGGAGCCGCGCCATCCCGTGGATCGTGCTGGGAATTCCGGTGCTCGTCGTCCTCGGCGTGATCGCGCTGGGCGCGCTGCGCCGGCGTCTGGGAACCCGCAGGAGCCGCGCGTTCCGACGCATGCAGAGCTTCGCGGGCGGCGAGTCGGCGCAGGCGGCGATCGAGGTCCGCGATCGCGACGAGGCCGAGCGCGAGCACCGCACCGCGCGTTGCTGCGGCGCGCGCGTCGAGGGCGGCCAGTGGTCGCAGGCGCAGCTCGGCGGTGCGCGCCTCTTCGTGCACGCGGCGACGTGCGCGAGCTGTGGCCGCGCCCATCGCCGCTACTACCGACAGCGCGACGCGGCCTGACCGGGTCAGCCGTAGCGGTAGGTGCGTCCGCGCGCGACGAGCGACACCACCGCGAGCAGCAGGATCGATCCGAGGATCGCCCACGCGATCGGGAAGCGCATCCCACCGACGTTCACCGCGAGCAGCTCGGGGAGCCCCGTCGCGCGCGCGAGCATGATGCCGATGAGACCGCCGACGAAGCCCGTCCCCGTCGCCGCGAGAAGACCGCCGGGATAGCGCACGATCGCCTGCGCGATCAGGCCGACGATCAGCGAGAGCACGAGCAACACCAGGAGACCGACCAGACTGATTTCCATCGCTTGCTCCTCGCAGCGCTCACCGCATCGGGCGTGCCATCACCCGCGACGCAGGTCCTGTCCACCGGTCGCCGATCACGATCTGCGGCGATGCGCCTCGCCTGACGCGAAGTCGTCGACGAGTGAGGCCTGTCGTGGACCCGACGAGCCCTCCGACCCTGCCCACGACGCTCCCGATCGCGCCAACGAGCCCTGAGACCGCGCCGACCAGCCGTCCCACCGGCGCAACGAGCCAGCCGACCGGGGCAACGACGCTCGCGACCGGAGCAACGAGCCCTCCGACCGGAGCAACGAGCCCTCCCACCAGAGCAGCGAGCCCTCCAACCACGCCAACGAGCCCTGCGACCGGAGCAACGAGCCGTCCCACCCGCCCAACGAGCCGTCCCACCAGCCCGACCGAGGCCCTACCAGCGCCACCGGGCGTGTGAACGCATCGTTCCTGATAACTACAAAATGGCTCCGGGCCTCAGCGCTCGAGGCCGACCGCGTGCGCGACGTCGTCGCGGTACGCGAGCCAGCGCTCGACGGCCTCGTCCATCGCGCTCACGACGCGCACGCGATCACTCTCCGCGACGTGGTCCAGCATCACGCGCCACGCCGCGAGGCGATGATCGCCTTCGACGCCGCGATGCGCCTTGGTCAGCGCGAGCGACGCGACCGGCAGCCCGTAGTGCACGACCAGCGGATGCTGCTCGAGCGGAGGCTCGGGCCGCGCCGGCGCGTGCGCGTCGAAGAGCGCGCGCTCGTGCGGCGTGCCCTCGACGAAGATCGTCACGATCGCGGTCGCGACCGCCCACCCGCGCTGGGTCGTCGCGTCGTCGAGGAACGCGCGATACCGCGCCGCGCCGGGCAGCAGCTCCACGCGATCGAAGCGCGAGAGATCGAAGCCGAGCCCGCGCGGGTACTCGAGGAAGAGCTCGGGGTGCGGCTTGCCCGCGTGCAGCCCGCCCGTCTCCTCTTCGTAGAGGTTCTCCGCGAGCTCGCGACGCACCGCCGCGATCGGGCACTGCACGTACGCGCGCCCGACCAGCACCGGGAAGTCACGCACGTAGACCTCCCACTCCTGCTCGAGGTGCACGTGCAGGCGCGTCTTCGCGACGCGCCCCGACGTGAACGACGGCCAAGCCCAGTGGACCTTGCGCTCCATCGCGCGGAGGAGCGCCTCGCGGAACCCGTCGCGATCCATCGCGTCGGATCGTAGGCCCCGTGTCTCTCGTCGCCCACTTTCGTGTGCGATGCTGCGCGCCGATGCAGACCGCGCGCGCCTCGATCGTCACCTTCGCCCTGCTCGCGTCGTGCGCGTTCGGCGTCGAGCAGTACCGCGAGCGTCCACCGGCTCCGTCGCTCGCGATCCGCATGGTCGCCGTCGAGGGCGCCGAGGGCGAGGTCCTCCCGCGATGGTCGGGCGAGACCGACGAGCTCCTCGCGGTGGAGCACGGCGTCGTCGTCGAGTCGCGCAACATCCGTCACGTGCGCCTGCTCGAAGCGGCCGACGGCTCGCGGATCTTGGTCCTCGACCTCGACGACACCG includes:
- a CDS encoding sigma 54-interacting transcriptional regulator encodes the protein MSTVSPGTLAAAGARYLDLPRCSLVILSGGQRGEERVVEGDVFRIGKSEGNDLVLADETVSRVHCEIARERKGYLLRDLGSTNGTLLDGAEIKEAWLKPGAVITVGKVELKVRPFQERIELLPSEKDRFGEVYGTSIAMRQIFGLLERLGPTDATVLIGGETGTGKDVLARSIHQSSPRKAKPFVVVDCGAVVSTLIESELFGHEKGAFTGASASRQGAFELAHGGTLFLDEIGELPLDLQPKLLRALEQRAFRRVGGNKEIRVDIRVIAASKRNLRMEVERGKFREDLFFRLAVVPVELPSLRDRREDIPVLVERLLAQMGEAGTGAPRAVSKEAMDALRAHDWPGNVRELRNVLERAAYLARATGDREIRLTGVPLSISGTSAPSAVSVGGGSALEPARFDPSKSYRDTRSDWEAKFERAYVGWLLDRHSFNISAAARAADMDRKYLYRLAKKHGLHPTQAGEGDEES
- a CDS encoding monovalent cation:proton antiporter-2 (CPA2) family protein, yielding MSGDLFTQAFVYLTAALIAVPIANRLGLGSVLGYLFAGVVIGPFALGLVGREGQEVMHFAEFGVVMMLFLIGLELRPSLLWEMRRTILGLGGLQVVGTAVAVALIAWALGLAPGAAVTTGMILSLSSTAIVLQSLTEKNLLRTAGGQASFSVLLFQDIAVIPMIAVIPLLAARAPEAVADAHGAGATDRPAWLQALLVLAAIGGIIVAGRFLVRPMFRYLAATRQREVFTAAALFLVIAITLLMQRVGLSAALGTFLAGLVLAESEYRHELEGDLEPFKGLLLGLFFISVGASIDFALLMDQPLLIAALVLGLVLVKLGVLYVVARVFGLVRPARWLFAFALAQGGEFAFVLASFAQQSGVLTREQAGPIVAVVALSMLATPLLLIVVERFVLPRVTDAKAERPDDEIPQHDNPVVIAGFGRFGQIVGRLLRAAGYETTVLDHDAETVEGVQRAGLKVYYGDASRLELLHAAGCARAKVLVLAIDDREKSLQIARAVRTHFPNLHVVARAWDRLHYYELRKLGITHVFRETFGSAMEAGTATLQALGLRAHQAHRAAQAYRAQDARALHELEELWGGDEDVYFAAVRRANEEAERLLKASAKQREVVSDGAFDNEVLRPDA
- a CDS encoding NAD(P)H-dependent oxidoreductase gives rise to the protein MPPRRVLVVFAHPALERSRVNRRLFEAAQGVEGVTTHDLYESYPSFAIDVQREQALLVEHDVIVLQHPFYWYSAPSIVKEWLDVVLEHGWAYGVGGTALRGKTLMNATTTGGAQAAYHPEGRNRFTMRHLLSPFDQSAYLCGMRYLAPFVVHGALALSQHHEVAPHAQRYARLLAMLRDDRLDLERAARADIVNALIDDAHEHETEAAR
- a CDS encoding APC family permease — encoded protein: MKLFAKKDLDTVVREAHDPNLAEGHGGLKRTLGAFNLTMLGIGAIIGAGIFSLTGTAAAQYAGPGIAFSFVLGGLLCTFAGLCYAELAAMIPVAGSAYAYAYTTMGELVAWIIGWDLVLEYAFGAVVVSIAWSGYFVELLGSLGITLPDHLLYWTKGPFEEITLASGATTTGLWNVPASVVALLCASVLYRGIRESAWVNNLIVVLKTTIVCVFILLGITLVSGDNLFVNPAASGLGSLVPAPVDLAEADWSAVDRLLHDLFGYHPSRYGWGWGGVLTGAGVVFFAYIGFDAVSTTAQEARRPQSDLPIGILASLVICTALYILVAITMTGVVNYTDLDVSAPIAVGIDRIVELRGWSEGAAHTFSAVIKLGALAGLTSVILVMMLGQTRVFYAMAGDGLLPWFHETHRKFHTPHVATVLTGVFVAIAGGSMPMHLVGELVSIGTLLAFVLVCLGVPILRRTNPNTPRPFKVPAPWLIGGLGAASCLFVMIGLPPDTWLRLIVWLALGFAIYFTYGRKNSHLQKRLAAGGDGAKDAA
- a CDS encoding DUF3857 domain-containing transglutaminase family protein, translating into MRSPSPARSRLLVALLALLVAAPSARGSAQTPGITVGAPAPSWAEVIDPPPPRAEHVGALEQLLFDQQSQLSPEAQVDFHRVAYRVATTAGLASGSQISIEVSSREELVWHWARRVRDGVATDVLAQDRVRVIQPEARLDDGLYDERRSALLFVEDVRVGDVIDYAYSLREDSSLLGGRNASRIPIGWPGARRVRFAARWPRDRAVRTRLHELPRDYHVVESDGALRVDALDVPLAELADDAPAWIVGAPWVEISEFAAWSDVERWARPLYAIDDLDAVLANVPMDRLRAAGARDAQIEAALQFVQDEVRYLGVEVAHNAIVPHAPAEVARRRYGDCKDKALLLVAILRGLGVQAEPALASTTSGASLDDALPSPYAFDHVVVRIHLDGGPVWVDATRTFERGPLRDRPALTVRRALPIGGPEQTLVEVPLPIAAEPTQIVDERYVVAGAQSSLRATTLYRGPHAARLRSFADARRTESIGESALDFYRELGLDVRVREPLRIEDDARRGTVTVHEHYSLDEFWAVEERGLDAWAVIDHLPVPSESRPPGPLALPHPVHVVHRVSVANDRGWQIQNEHEVVETEELRVSRRVTVRGRELEIEVRLQTLADHVPADRVEVYRERALAADALARYSVIEHAEPSSWSRAIPWIVLGIPVLVVLGVIALGALRRRLGTRRSRAFRRMQSFAGGESAQAAIEVRDRDEAEREHRTARCCGARVEGGQWSQAQLGGARLFVHAATCASCGRAHRRYYRQRDAA
- a CDS encoding iron-containing redox enzyme family protein, which translates into the protein MDRDGFREALLRAMERKVHWAWPSFTSGRVAKTRLHVHLEQEWEVYVRDFPVLVGRAYVQCPIAAVRRELAENLYEEETGGLHAGKPHPELFLEYPRGLGFDLSRFDRVELLPGAARYRAFLDDATTQRGWAVATAIVTIFVEGTPHERALFDAHAPARPEPPLEQHPLVVHYGLPVASLALTKAHRGVEGDHRLAAWRVMLDHVAESDRVRVVSAMDEAVERWLAYRDDVAHAVGLER
- a CDS encoding SecDF P1 head subdomain-containing protein: MQTARASIVTFALLASCAFGVEQYRERPPAPSLAIRMVAVEGAEGEVLPRWSGETDELLAVEHGVVVESRNIRHVRLLEAADGSRILVLDLDDTGRSRLHEASTLHVGRRLAIVVDGRIVAAPIIRTPLTEGEAYVAVPEPDLERAFEVLSTRN